The following proteins are encoded in a genomic region of Drosophila willistoni isolate 14030-0811.24 chromosome 2L unlocalized genomic scaffold, UCI_dwil_1.1 Seg196, whole genome shotgun sequence:
- the LOC6639934 gene encoding atypical protein kinase C isoform X4 — translation MIIWSGFCEAAQIYSTQTATFMSGGASLFPNVPHAPGQSCDGEDRSIYRRGARRWRKLYRVNGHIFQAKRFNRRASCAYCRDRIWGLGRQGFKCIQCKLLVHKKCHKLVQKHCTDQPEPLVKERAEDAGDPMPVPLPPIPFEGLSSLDTGEGTHEQTIACPPPPPHEDALEAGTQRQYSLSDFELIRVIGRGSYAKVLMVELRRTRRIYAMKVIKKALVTDDEDIDWVQTEKHVFETASNHPFLVGLHSCFQTPSRLFFVIEFVRGGDLMYHMQRQRRLPEEHARFYAAEISLALNFLHEKGIIYRDLKLDNVLLDHEGHIKLTDYGMCKEGIRSGDTTSTFCGTPNYIAPEILRGEDYGFSVDWWALGVLLYEMLAGRSPFDLAGASENPDQNTEDYLFQVILEKAIRIPRSLSVRAASVLKGFLNKNPADRLGCHRESAFMDIVSHPFFKNMDWELLERKQVTPPFKPRLDSDRDLANFPPEFTGEAVQLTPDDDHVIDNIDQTEFEGFEYVNPLLMSLEDCV, via the exons TATTTCCCAATGTTCCTCATGCACCCGGTCAGTCCTGCGATGGTGAAGATC GTAGCATCTACCGACGCGGAGCACGACGTTGGCGTAAATTGTATCGCGTTAATGGACACATTTTCCAGGCCAAGCGTTTCAATCGT CGTGCCTCTTGTGCCTACTGTCGGGATCGAATCTGGGGACTAGGTCGACAGGGTTTCAAGTGCATTCAATGTAAATTGTTGGTGCACAAAAAGTGTCATAAGTTAGTTCAGAAGCATTGTACCGATCAACCCGAACCATTGGTCAAGGAGCGAGCCGAGGATGCCGGTGATCCAATGCCGGTGCCATTGCCCCCCATACCATTCGAAGGCCTGAGCTCTCTGGATACGGGTGAGGGTACACATGAACAGACCATAGCCTGtccgccgccaccaccacaTGAAGATGCACTCGAGGCTGGCACCCAGCGTCAGTATTCGCTAAGCGATTTCGAACTGATTCGGGTTATCGGACGTGGTAGCTATGCCAAGGTGCTGATGGTGGAGCTACGACGAACACGTCGCATCTATGCCATGAAGGTGATCAAGAAGGCTCTGGTCACCGATGATGAGGATATCGATTGGGTGCAAACTGAGAAGCATGTCTTTGAGACGGCCTCGAATCATCCGTTCTTGGTGGGACTGCACTCATGCTTCCAGACGCCATCGCGTCTCTTCTTTGTCATTGAGTTTGTGCGCGGCGGCGATTTGATGTATCACATGCAACGGCAGCGCCGTCTGCCCGAGGAGCATGCTCGCTTCTATGCGGCGGAAATCAGTTTGGCCCTGAATTTCCTACACGAGAAGGGCATTATCTATCGGGACTTGAAGCTGGACAATGTCCTGCTCGATCACGAGGGACACATTAAACTGACGGATTATGGCATGTGCAAAGAGGGCATAAGATCTGGCGATACCACATCCACATTCTGCGGCACACCAAATTATATTGCTCCCGAGATATTGCGTGGCGAGGATTATGGCTTCTCTGTGGACTGGTGGGCACTTGGTGTTCTACTCTATGAAATGTTGGCCGGACGCAGTCCCTTCGATTTGGCTGGTGCCTCTGAAAATCCCGATCAG AATACTGAAGATTATCTCTTCCAAGTGATTTTGGAGAAAGCCATACGTATTCCACGCTCATTGAGTGTACGTGCTGCCTCTGTATTAAAAGGTTTCCTCAATAAAAATCCCGCAGATCGCTTGGGTTGCCATCGAGAGTCTGCATTCATGGATATTGTTAGTCATCCGTTCTTTAAGAATATGGACTGGGAATTG CTTGAGCGCAAACAGGTCACGCCACCATTTAAGCCACGTTTAGACTCAGATCGCGATCTGGCCAATTTCCCGCCCGAGTTTACAGGCGAAGCCGTACAGCTTACGCCGGATGATGA TCATGTGATTGATAATATTGATCAAACGGAATTCGAGGGTTTTGAGTATGTGAACCCATTGTTGATGTCATTGGAGGATTGCGTCTGA